A portion of the Cloacibacillus sp. genome contains these proteins:
- a CDS encoding amidohydrolase: protein MNIKEAAERHNDYIIAQRRRFHAHPELSFEEKETTEAIKGELEAIGIAVETFPDYYGLIGTIKGGKPGPVVMLRADIDALPSVEKTGLPFASENEGKMHACGHDAHIAMLLGAAKILMEMREDIHGTVKLMFQSAEESCHGAEYYVEKGCLDGVDAIFGMHIWGVFDAPLMSLEPGGRMASCDNFKITVRGLAAHGSAPHLGHDAVVAAASIIMNLQTFVSRVNDPLNTLVVSVGTVHAGQRFNIIANEAVMEGTVRTYSRELRKTIDSQLEKIIKNTAEALGCEAEFQYDRFPGPVINDHDDLNRIAKNAAVKLYGEEILTTMPRLTGSEDFAYFMEKVPGFYGFIGALNPSKGITYSNHSDKFTVDEDAMHRGAALYAQFAKDFTDERAAG from the coding sequence ATGAACATAAAAGAAGCTGCCGAAAGGCACAACGATTACATCATCGCCCAGCGGCGCCGGTTCCACGCCCACCCCGAGCTTTCGTTCGAGGAAAAAGAGACGACGGAGGCGATCAAGGGCGAGCTTGAGGCGATTGGGATCGCCGTTGAGACCTTCCCAGACTACTACGGCCTCATCGGGACGATCAAGGGAGGTAAGCCGGGACCGGTGGTGATGCTGCGCGCCGACATCGACGCGCTGCCCTCGGTGGAGAAGACTGGGCTGCCTTTCGCCTCGGAGAACGAGGGCAAGATGCACGCCTGCGGGCATGACGCCCATATCGCGATGCTGCTTGGCGCGGCGAAGATCCTCATGGAGATGCGGGAGGATATCCACGGAACGGTGAAGCTCATGTTCCAGTCCGCCGAGGAATCCTGCCACGGGGCGGAATATTACGTCGAAAAGGGCTGTCTTGACGGCGTCGACGCGATCTTCGGCATGCACATCTGGGGCGTCTTCGACGCGCCGCTCATGAGCCTTGAGCCGGGCGGGCGCATGGCCTCATGCGACAACTTTAAAATTACCGTCCGCGGGCTCGCCGCCCACGGCTCCGCGCCGCATCTTGGCCACGACGCGGTCGTCGCGGCGGCCTCCATCATCATGAACCTCCAGACCTTCGTCAGCCGTGTCAACGACCCGCTCAACACGCTCGTCGTCTCCGTTGGCACGGTACACGCCGGGCAGCGCTTCAACATCATCGCGAACGAGGCGGTGATGGAGGGTACGGTGCGCACCTACTCGCGCGAACTGCGCAAGACGATCGACAGTCAGCTTGAAAAGATCATCAAGAACACCGCGGAGGCCCTCGGCTGCGAGGCTGAGTTCCAGTACGACCGCTTCCCCGGTCCCGTCATCAACGACCATGACGACTTGAACAGGATCGCGAAGAACGCCGCCGTGAAGCTCTACGGCGAGGAGATACTGACGACGATGCCGCGCCTCACCGGTTCGGAGGACTTCGCCTACTTCATGGAGAAGGTCCCCGGCTTCTACGGCTTCATCGGCGCGCTCAACCCGTCTAAGGGCATCACCTACTCCAACCACAGCGATAAATTCACCGTAGACGAGGATGCGATGCACCGTGGCGCGGCCCTCTACGCGCAGTTCGCAAAAGATTTTACGGATGAAAGGGCGGCGGGATAA